A single genomic interval of Lentimicrobium saccharophilum harbors:
- a CDS encoding T9SS type A sorting domain-containing protein: MNYKNIAIFLALLTSFLTVNAQKQANYWYFGQYAGISFAMGPPVPLNNGALNTGEGCSSISTAAGALEFYTDGRFVYNKNHAQMPNGFGLWGHSSSTQSGIIVPKPGSTTEYYIFTVDAADNGLANGLSYTKVDMLLNDGLGDVVTTEKNISLVPLACEKVTAVGHADGQTFWVITKKWGNSDFYAYRITWDGVNTTPVISSTGPPLVGNIGQASKGYLKVSPDGTKIAAANNTAFDVGIYNFDNSTGIITHLVTDNTYTNPGGGDPGGPYGVEFSPNSSRLYIGEWKSNRKIHQYDLSSGDPTTILNSRTVVASVGQSSDPIGALQLGPDNRLYIARYGSPYLSRINQPNALGSACDFVENAVNLGGRECRYGLPPFIQSFFYLTVDFYWDEPACDGNVIQFYASASDTPDSLKWTFPNGSNSTVMNPSYTFPGPGLYGVGLVVYLYGQSKTVNRFIRIHPSTTVSLGNDTTICASEAFYLDPGQYNSYIWHDGSVSQTILGDTTGWYRCTVANEWGCTATDSIYLTVNPNPEVNAGPDTGIPEGTSYTIPAGVAGGSGSYTYHWEPAALLLNPNVLQPTTVVMNTTTVFTLTVTDNQTGCIGQDQVLITVEGGVLSCNAYASPPAVCLGDQTQLTVLAYGGTGQYTYEWTSNPPGFSSTLPEPTVAPLQTTTYTVIVNDGESSVSRNVVVTIHPLPVVSAGADQIIPHGTSAMLISSVTGGTGPYTYQWSPADMVLAPTMPVTPTLNLYVSQSFTLEVSDHNGCASDSQTLVIVEGGPLHVNPTAVDSVICRGESTQIQALPGGGSGLYESYLWTSNPPGFTSNDPNPVVEPLVETVYSVEVYDGFNSTSGSVRVRVNPLPSISLPPANDPRIQYISPVEIGVCVYDTITLNAGNPGSSYLWSNGAVTQTIDIKTSGISFDIQEYNVTVDDPVTGCSNQGEIAVYFTFQNCSYGIDEMNEDNRMQVYPNPSSSGEFSIHIEGLKGIADLEVFTLQGKRIYTEVISLVHGNLFSSTLSLRNCKPGMYYLRLASDEAVIVRKLIIQQM; the protein is encoded by the coding sequence ATGAACTATAAAAATATTGCAATATTCCTAGCATTGCTCACCTCGTTTTTAACAGTCAATGCTCAGAAACAGGCCAATTACTGGTACTTTGGCCAGTATGCCGGGATAAGTTTTGCAATGGGTCCCCCGGTGCCCTTAAACAACGGTGCGCTGAATACAGGAGAAGGGTGTTCGTCCATATCCACTGCTGCTGGAGCACTCGAATTCTATACAGATGGCCGTTTTGTGTACAATAAGAATCACGCGCAGATGCCCAATGGTTTTGGATTGTGGGGGCATTCGTCCAGTACCCAGTCCGGGATCATAGTTCCAAAGCCGGGCAGCACTACAGAATACTATATCTTTACGGTAGATGCTGCAGATAATGGCCTGGCCAACGGGCTTTCCTATACCAAGGTTGATATGTTGCTCAATGACGGTTTGGGCGATGTGGTGACGACTGAAAAAAATATCTCACTGGTCCCGCTGGCCTGCGAAAAGGTTACAGCGGTCGGGCATGCCGATGGACAGACATTCTGGGTGATCACAAAAAAATGGGGAAATTCTGATTTTTATGCTTATCGTATCACCTGGGACGGGGTAAATACCACACCTGTTATCAGTTCAACAGGCCCGCCGCTTGTCGGAAACATTGGTCAGGCTTCGAAAGGTTACCTGAAGGTGTCACCCGACGGGACAAAAATCGCTGCAGCAAATAATACTGCCTTTGATGTAGGAATTTATAATTTTGATAACTCTACCGGGATCATTACTCATCTGGTTACTGATAATACTTATACAAATCCGGGAGGGGGGGATCCGGGCGGTCCTTATGGGGTTGAATTTTCTCCCAACAGTTCAAGATTATACATAGGTGAATGGAAGTCAAACAGAAAAATCCATCAGTATGATCTCTCTTCCGGAGATCCGACCACCATTCTGAATTCAAGAACAGTTGTGGCTTCTGTTGGACAGAGTTCTGATCCCATTGGTGCCCTGCAGTTAGGCCCTGATAACAGACTTTATATTGCCAGGTATGGATCTCCTTATCTTTCCAGGATAAACCAACCCAATGCATTGGGCTCAGCTTGTGATTTTGTTGAAAATGCTGTTAACCTTGGAGGCAGGGAATGCCGGTATGGACTTCCGCCATTTATACAATCATTTTTCTATCTGACCGTTGACTTTTACTGGGACGAGCCGGCGTGCGACGGCAATGTGATCCAGTTTTATGCCAGTGCTTCCGATACTCCGGACTCACTGAAGTGGACCTTTCCCAACGGGTCAAATTCAACGGTGATGAATCCTTCCTATACATTTCCAGGTCCCGGTCTGTACGGCGTAGGGCTGGTTGTCTACCTTTATGGCCAGTCGAAAACCGTAAACCGGTTTATAAGGATTCATCCTTCAACAACTGTATCGCTGGGGAATGATACGACAATTTGTGCGAGTGAAGCGTTTTATTTGGATCCCGGGCAGTACAATTCATATATCTGGCATGACGGCTCGGTTTCGCAGACCATTCTCGGAGATACCACAGGTTGGTACAGATGCACGGTAGCCAATGAATGGGGATGCACAGCCACAGACTCCATCTATCTTACAGTAAATCCGAATCCTGAAGTAAATGCCGGACCGGATACCGGTATTCCGGAAGGAACCTCCTATACCATACCGGCTGGTGTTGCCGGAGGATCAGGAAGTTATACCTATCATTGGGAACCTGCTGCCTTGTTGTTGAATCCCAATGTGTTGCAACCGACCACGGTTGTTATGAACACGACTACTGTTTTTACACTCACGGTAACCGACAATCAGACAGGTTGTATTGGTCAGGACCAGGTGCTGATTACTGTTGAAGGCGGGGTGCTGAGCTGCAATGCTTACGCCAGCCCTCCAGCTGTTTGTCTGGGTGATCAGACTCAGCTTACAGTGCTTGCCTATGGTGGTACCGGGCAATATACTTATGAATGGACTTCAAATCCTCCCGGATTCAGCTCAACCCTTCCTGAACCTACAGTAGCACCCCTTCAGACGACAACCTATACGGTGATTGTAAACGATGGAGAATCTTCGGTCAGCCGAAATGTTGTCGTGACCATACATCCGTTGCCGGTGGTTTCCGCCGGTGCTGATCAGATTATTCCACATGGCACCAGCGCTATGCTGATTTCATCCGTTACCGGAGGTACAGGCCCTTATACTTACCAGTGGAGTCCGGCCGATATGGTACTGGCTCCCACCATGCCAGTAACCCCTACTTTAAACCTTTATGTAAGTCAGAGTTTTACCCTCGAAGTTTCGGATCATAATGGATGCGCCTCCGATTCACAAACACTTGTAATTGTTGAAGGAGGGCCGCTTCATGTGAACCCTACGGCAGTAGACTCTGTAATATGCCGTGGCGAGAGTACTCAGATACAGGCTCTTCCGGGTGGAGGTTCAGGACTGTATGAGTCATATTTATGGACTTCCAACCCGCCGGGATTTACCTCGAACGATCCCAACCCTGTTGTGGAGCCTCTGGTCGAGACTGTTTATTCGGTTGAAGTATATGACGGTTTCAATTCCACGTCGGGCAGTGTGAGGGTCAGGGTAAATCCTTTGCCTTCCATCAGTCTCCCACCAGCCAATGACCCGAGGATTCAGTATATCAGTCCGGTCGAAATCGGTGTCTGCGTGTATGATACCATAACCCTGAATGCGGGAAATCCCGGATCTTCTTACCTCTGGAGCAATGGTGCAGTTACACAGACCATAGACATCAAAACTTCAGGAATCAGTTTTGATATTCAGGAGTATAATGTAACAGTTGACGATCCGGTTACCGGATGCTCTAATCAGGGCGAAATTGCAGTGTATTTCACTTTTCAGAATTGCAGTTATGGAATCGATGAGATGAATGAGGATAACCGCATGCAGGTATATCCGAATCCTTCTTCCAGCGGAGAATTCAGCATTCATATTGAAGGATTGAAGGGAATAGCTGATCTTGAAGTGTTTACATTACAGGGTAAACGAATTTATACTGAAGTAATTTCGCTGGTTCACGGAAATTTATTTTCATCCACCCTTTCATTGCGTAACTGCAAACCAGGAATGTATTACCTGAGACTGGCCAGCGATGAGGCGGTAATTGTACGAAAACTTATCATTCAGCAGATGTAA
- a CDS encoding DUF748 domain-containing protein, with protein MKRFTKLIALLLGIVAGIVILLAVFISPVAEYLIEKNSREWTGRKIEMDRLVINLLNGKVGIKLLKVYETDDRGLFVAAGKIRINTALLSFLTGRNIVEDVLIENAIIQVLQNGESFNFDDLILRFAAGDTVEEPADGAPVAFEVRNIEIRNNTLNYKGASPLVNISIENLNITCPVISSADPRISISATCAFNQGGDLTADLFFNQETSVYNLKAGITDFSLTHLYPYMKDYLLVESLEGLVSADLRLDGNAGNPADIAASGDFVLREFSVADTTGEVIASVGKLLIDADSINSAGNVYHFGVINIDRPYVKFAVYDDGINFDRMLIAAEEVDSVNTGTVPVEDYANLFRMIADYVQFYTSQYKVSNYKAGKVLITNGRVVYTDYTLEDKFQYELDSLFISSENLNSSSERINVVMKSKLNQTGIFSGNLSINPDGYSEMEMNYSIKGIRLSDINPYSVYYVATPFIDGDLTFENEIYIRDHKLKSENRLFIERVVAGKRVQNNTAMNIPVRLAISVLRDLKGNIRLSIPVEGDLDDPDYRWGKALLQVLKNLAIKAAVAPYRLVADMFGGSEDDYREMKMEFLQQQPDQDNLVTLGRIAEVILNKPELSVHFTPGNSREAEIEFLATYMAKQKFLGLGFSDSLSPEDDLRIRQISNRDPGFTAWLGEQSGVSAALASVQEKSVQLSGRAHLETRISAIEEERTRNVKNYLISKGISADRIKMSGPSAANTGNFGQTPSFAISFAVSDEEIESESSTKQIN; from the coding sequence ATGAAAAGATTCACTAAACTCATTGCGCTTCTTTTGGGAATTGTTGCCGGAATTGTAATCCTGCTAGCGGTATTTATCTCTCCGGTCGCTGAATACCTTATTGAAAAAAACAGCAGGGAATGGACCGGCAGAAAGATCGAAATGGACAGGCTCGTCATAAACCTGCTGAACGGAAAGGTCGGCATAAAACTGCTAAAGGTTTATGAAACAGATGATCGCGGTTTATTTGTAGCTGCCGGTAAAATCCGGATAAATACAGCCCTGTTGTCTTTTCTTACCGGTAGGAATATCGTTGAGGATGTTTTAATTGAGAATGCCATTATTCAGGTTTTGCAGAATGGTGAATCATTCAATTTTGACGACCTGATACTCAGGTTTGCTGCAGGCGATACGGTTGAGGAACCGGCTGACGGAGCGCCGGTAGCTTTTGAAGTCAGGAATATTGAAATCAGAAATAATACCTTGAATTATAAGGGTGCATCACCGCTGGTGAATATTTCAATCGAAAATCTGAATATAACCTGCCCGGTAATCTCTTCTGCCGATCCGCGTATCAGTATTTCCGCGACTTGCGCATTCAATCAGGGTGGAGATTTAACGGCAGATCTGTTTTTTAATCAGGAAACCTCTGTGTATAATCTGAAAGCGGGGATCACTGATTTTAGCCTTACCCATCTTTATCCGTACATGAAGGATTACCTGCTTGTTGAATCCCTTGAAGGTTTAGTCAGTGCCGACCTGCGGCTTGACGGCAATGCCGGAAACCCGGCTGATATTGCCGCCTCAGGGGATTTTGTTTTAAGGGAATTTTCAGTGGCTGATACCACAGGCGAAGTGATTGCATCGGTCGGAAAACTTCTTATAGATGCGGATTCCATCAACTCTGCCGGCAATGTCTATCATTTTGGTGTCATAAATATTGACAGACCTTACGTAAAATTTGCCGTTTATGATGACGGAATTAATTTCGACCGCATGCTGATAGCTGCCGAAGAAGTTGATTCAGTGAATACAGGTACGGTGCCTGTGGAGGATTATGCCAATCTTTTCAGGATGATTGCAGATTATGTTCAATTCTATACAAGCCAGTATAAAGTGAGTAATTACAAGGCCGGTAAAGTGCTGATTACCAACGGCAGGGTTGTATATACTGATTATACCCTTGAAGACAAATTTCAGTACGAGCTGGACTCCCTTTTCATCTCGTCGGAAAATCTTAATTCTTCAAGTGAACGAATAAACGTGGTCATGAAGTCTAAACTTAACCAGACCGGAATTTTTTCCGGGAATCTCAGTATTAATCCGGATGGTTATTCTGAAATGGAGATGAATTACAGTATAAAGGGCATCAGGTTGTCCGATATCAATCCATATTCTGTATATTATGTCGCCACACCATTTATCGACGGGGACCTTACTTTTGAAAATGAGATTTATATCAGGGATCACAAATTGAAAAGTGAGAACAGGTTATTTATCGAAAGGGTGGTAGCCGGGAAAAGGGTTCAGAACAATACGGCCATGAATATTCCCGTCCGGCTGGCCATATCCGTTTTAAGGGACCTGAAAGGGAATATCAGATTGTCAATCCCGGTTGAGGGCGATCTCGATGATCCTGATTATCGCTGGGGCAAGGCATTGCTTCAGGTATTGAAGAACCTGGCGATCAAGGCTGCAGTTGCTCCTTATCGCCTTGTGGCTGATATGTTCGGAGGATCAGAAGATGATTACCGTGAAATGAAGATGGAATTTCTTCAGCAGCAGCCAGACCAGGATAACCTGGTTACACTCGGCAGGATTGCTGAAGTGATATTGAATAAGCCTGAACTCAGCGTTCATTTTACACCGGGTAACAGCCGGGAGGCAGAAATAGAATTCCTGGCCACCTATATGGCAAAACAGAAATTCCTTGGGCTCGGTTTTAGTGACAGTCTGTCTCCTGAAGATGATTTGCGAATCAGGCAGATTTCAAACCGTGATCCCGGTTTTACGGCATGGCTCGGAGAGCAGTCGGGTGTCAGTGCAGCCCTTGCTTCTGTTCAGGAAAAGTCAGTTCAGCTTTCAGGAAGGGCCCATCTAGAGACAAGGATTTCAGCAATTGAAGAGGAGAGGACCCGGAATGTTAAAAACTATCTGATATCCAAAGGAATATCTGCCGACAGGATAAAAATGTCCGGTCCGTCCGCGGCAAATACCGGAAATTTCGGCCAGACTCCTTCTTTCGCAATCAGTTTTGCCGTTTCAGATGAAGAAATTGAATCTGAGTCATCAACGAAACAAATAAATTGA
- a CDS encoding T9SS type B sorting domain-containing protein, with product MKRNLPISLLMLIIGLPMMMLAQSRAVNRCSYVPPRQADNWFFFQNAGLRFSDAGVSLNNLSNNNLPVGKGTAVYSDEDGNLLLYTDGIRVWNGNHNLINFGPNLAGDLGSTQSSLIVQNPGTPQMLYVFTTDIQYPAAFGTTKGFNYSRVDLTLGNGAGAVTADRDINLLPKSAEMISGVKKADGKGYWVVTHGLGNNNFYAYEVTNEGVNTTPVVSSAGSVLSDDYNARESVGAMKISPKGDKLAYASFGKGVVEVFSFNNGSGSVSGAVALTPPLLSPNQGPYYVEFSPDGSKLYVTVTNLSTGRDNHLYQYDLSNGNLMTEINIAPLEADVSALQLGRDGKIYVTRYQRDILGVIENPNRPGVYCNYNESGFSLGGKRGQNGLPTFIQSFFDIPPFDYDTKCDGDETLFTILNTSNIDQATWDFGDPGNTTPGTGLNPVHVFSGPGTYNVTLTETFGGQSFSTTSQVVINNLPPKSFLPDSLYIFPGSTIPLDAGADMYSYLWQDGSDGRYYNVTDPGLYIAEYIDINCCLNTDSLRIIALDISLPTAFSPNGDALNDYFRPLGPSDGISDYALVIHNRWGQRVWETTNFADQWDGTFNGEQAPAGIYAWYMTFNVIGNVSSIGKVKYKGSVMLFR from the coding sequence ATGAAAAGAAATCTGCCTATTTCGCTGCTGATGCTTATCATCGGTCTCCCGATGATGATGTTGGCCCAAAGCCGTGCTGTTAACAGATGTTCATATGTCCCGCCCCGGCAGGCCGATAACTGGTTTTTCTTTCAGAATGCCGGATTGCGGTTTAGCGATGCCGGTGTTTCGCTGAATAATCTGTCAAACAATAACCTGCCTGTAGGAAAAGGTACAGCCGTTTATTCTGACGAGGATGGGAATCTTCTGCTCTATACGGATGGGATCAGGGTTTGGAACGGCAATCATAACCTGATTAATTTTGGCCCTAACCTGGCAGGTGACCTGGGTTCAACGCAATCCTCGCTGATTGTGCAGAATCCGGGAACTCCTCAGATGCTCTATGTTTTTACCACGGACATCCAATATCCTGCCGCTTTCGGAACAACCAAAGGTTTCAATTATTCAAGGGTTGACCTTACCCTTGGTAACGGAGCGGGAGCGGTAACCGCTGACCGGGATATTAACCTGTTGCCGAAGTCGGCCGAAATGATATCGGGTGTGAAAAAGGCTGATGGGAAAGGCTACTGGGTGGTTACCCACGGCCTGGGTAACAATAATTTCTATGCTTACGAGGTTACCAATGAAGGTGTTAATACCACACCTGTTGTGAGTAGTGCCGGCTCGGTACTGAGTGATGATTACAACGCGAGGGAAAGTGTAGGAGCCATGAAAATCAGCCCTAAAGGGGATAAACTGGCGTATGCTTCATTCGGTAAAGGCGTCGTTGAAGTGTTTTCTTTCAACAATGGCAGCGGATCTGTCAGTGGAGCTGTAGCACTTACGCCTCCGCTTCTGTCACCAAACCAAGGGCCTTATTATGTCGAATTTTCACCGGACGGCAGTAAATTGTACGTAACCGTGACTAACCTTAGTACCGGGAGGGATAATCATCTTTATCAATACGATCTTTCCAATGGTAATCTGATGACTGAGATTAATATCGCCCCGCTCGAAGCTGATGTGTCCGCGTTGCAGCTGGGACGTGATGGTAAAATATATGTAACCCGTTATCAGCGCGATATTCTTGGTGTAATAGAAAATCCCAACCGCCCGGGTGTGTATTGCAACTACAATGAGTCCGGATTCTCACTTGGCGGTAAACGCGGACAGAATGGCCTGCCCACATTTATCCAGAGTTTCTTCGATATCCCGCCATTTGACTACGACACCAAATGCGACGGGGATGAAACCCTGTTTACCATCCTGAACACCTCCAATATCGATCAGGCAACATGGGATTTCGGCGACCCGGGTAATACCACGCCCGGAACCGGGCTTAATCCGGTGCATGTATTCAGCGGCCCGGGCACCTATAATGTTACACTTACTGAAACTTTCGGCGGACAATCATTTTCGACTACCTCCCAGGTGGTAATCAATAACCTGCCACCCAAAAGTTTTCTTCCTGACAGCCTGTATATTTTCCCGGGTTCAACCATTCCGCTTGATGCCGGTGCAGATATGTATTCATACCTATGGCAGGACGGGAGCGATGGACGTTATTATAATGTTACCGATCCCGGGTTGTATATTGCAGAATATATTGATATTAACTGTTGCCTGAACACTGACAGCCTTAGAATCATCGCCCTGGATATATCTCTGCCCACAGCTTTCTCACCGAACGGAGACGCGTTAAATGATTACTTTAGGCCCCTGGGGCCCAGTGACGGAATCTCTGATTATGCACTTGTGATTCATAATCGCTGGGGACAAAGAGTATGGGAGACGACAAACTTTGCTGACCAGTGGGATGGCACCTTTAACGGAGAACAGGCTCCGGCCGGAATTTATGCATGGTATATGACCTTTAATGTGATCGGGAATGTATCCTCCATTGGTAAGGTAAAATACAAAGGAAGCGTTATGCTGTTCCGGTAG
- a CDS encoding PKD domain-containing protein, with product MKTIAKLKVALTKTGLLLAGLFIFLNGVNSQQVISRGAEDQHIRVELMNYSYFERMVMVSEFNSLTDAKVVISEETGIIYIYPVASSFDRIETAVSGIMSKACSLDEELDKDAQTAMILQLGSQHGEWLEYYALTGQRDTENDSCHKSMPFCTGTIYTFPAGTNTQAQAGPNYSCLSTRPNPAWYHLKIEDPGPIGIYMYSTPSRDIDFCLWGPFADPITPCPMNNTNGGLTGSKVVDCSYSPAPTETANIPNGQTGEYYILIITNFSNQPCDITFQQQSGTGTTDCTILPPPATSNSPVCVGGTLQLNAASVPGASYQWTGPAGFISNMQNPSINGITHSNGGVYSLTITYNGITSDPTNTEVFVYDPPTATLSGTTSICEGDSALLTINATSVGPFRVTMSNGFGGIPTVINFWQTTHTFWVYPTQTTTYTLTSVQNNACSGTATGQAVVTVRPKPVPAFTTSNPCTQQQTQFTDQTTVPVGGISSWAWSFGDGNTSNLQNPQHSYTSAGFYNVGLTVTGNNGCEQSIIQPVSISPTPNVSAGPDKTIAYGTNTQLNGSASGGSGSHTYQWIPSDKVDNPSALTPTTVLLAATTDFTLTATDNGNGCQKSDNMTVNITGGPLAGIIQANPAEICLGGSTMLNSMISGGSGNYTFTWTSNPPGFNSTLEDVTVNPDVTTTYYLSVYDGFNTFQVQVQVIVNPLPVPNAGPNQTIPHGTSTMLTSQVTGGTSPYTYQWSPANLVVAPTMWVTPTQNLYASQNFTMQVTDSKGCVSTGQTIVTIEGGPLQVNPVADDPVICRNGSTRLRAIPGGGSNVYESYTWTSVPPGFTSSEAEPLVNPTITTTYTVVVDDGYNTTEGSVIVTVNQLPQISLVPDDPRVLVISPVEIGACVYDTITLDAGNPGSEYLWSNGSTDQTIDIKTSGISFDVQEFQVTVINPQTGCENTAGITAYFTFQNCSYGIDERDSDNRLLIYPNPSDDGEFNYMIKGLKGSALLEVYTAQGKMVYNEEISLLPGSDFSSSLVLKRGTSGIYYLKLTNNEAVILKKLIIQ from the coding sequence ATGAAAACAATTGCCAAACTGAAAGTTGCACTGACTAAAACAGGATTGCTTTTAGCGGGATTATTTATTTTCCTGAACGGTGTGAACTCTCAGCAGGTTATCAGCCGGGGTGCTGAAGATCAGCATATTCGGGTTGAATTGATGAATTATTCTTACTTTGAGCGAATGGTAATGGTGAGCGAATTTAACTCACTAACCGATGCCAAGGTGGTGATTTCAGAAGAGACCGGAATCATTTATATTTATCCGGTTGCCAGTAGTTTCGACCGGATAGAAACGGCAGTTTCAGGCATTATGAGCAAGGCCTGTTCGTTGGATGAGGAACTTGACAAGGATGCGCAGACTGCCATGATTCTACAGCTTGGATCACAGCATGGTGAGTGGCTTGAATATTATGCCCTGACTGGGCAGCGTGATACTGAGAATGATTCCTGTCATAAATCAATGCCATTCTGTACCGGAACTATTTATACATTTCCGGCCGGAACAAATACCCAGGCACAGGCAGGCCCCAATTACAGCTGCTTATCCACCAGGCCCAATCCGGCTTGGTATCATCTTAAAATTGAAGATCCTGGTCCCATCGGTATCTACATGTACAGTACCCCTTCGCGGGACATTGACTTCTGTTTGTGGGGGCCTTTTGCCGATCCGATTACTCCATGCCCCATGAATAATACCAATGGAGGGCTTACCGGCAGCAAGGTTGTTGACTGTAGCTATTCGCCTGCACCTACCGAAACTGCCAATATTCCCAACGGTCAGACCGGAGAATACTATATCCTGATAATCACGAATTTCAGTAATCAGCCCTGCGATATTACATTCCAGCAGCAGAGCGGTACAGGTACCACCGATTGCACCATTCTTCCCCCTCCGGCAACCAGCAATTCTCCGGTTTGCGTTGGTGGTACACTCCAGTTAAATGCAGCCAGCGTGCCCGGAGCTTCCTACCAATGGACAGGCCCGGCCGGATTTATCAGCAATATGCAGAATCCCAGCATCAATGGAATTACCCACAGTAATGGTGGCGTATATTCTCTTACGATTACATACAATGGTATCACCAGTGACCCTACAAACACCGAGGTATTTGTTTACGATCCGCCTACAGCAACCCTGAGCGGTACAACAAGTATCTGCGAAGGTGATTCTGCTTTGCTGACCATCAATGCAACCAGCGTGGGTCCTTTCAGGGTAACGATGTCCAATGGTTTCGGTGGAATCCCGACAGTGATTAACTTCTGGCAAACCACTCATACTTTCTGGGTTTACCCTACCCAAACCACCACCTATACGCTTACTTCGGTGCAGAATAATGCCTGTTCGGGTACAGCAACCGGTCAGGCTGTGGTAACCGTAAGGCCCAAACCGGTTCCGGCTTTTACCACTTCAAATCCCTGTACCCAGCAACAGACACAGTTTACCGATCAAACTACAGTCCCTGTCGGAGGAATTTCTTCCTGGGCCTGGTCATTCGGAGACGGAAATACCTCTAACCTTCAGAATCCGCAGCATTCCTATACCAGTGCCGGATTTTACAACGTCGGACTTACCGTGACCGGTAACAACGGATGTGAACAATCCATAATCCAGCCGGTATCCATTTCTCCGACTCCAAATGTGAGTGCCGGGCCGGATAAAACCATTGCATACGGAACCAATACCCAACTGAACGGCTCTGCTTCCGGCGGATCCGGTAGCCATACTTATCAGTGGATTCCATCCGACAAAGTTGATAATCCATCGGCACTGACACCGACTACCGTATTGCTTGCTGCAACCACTGACTTTACGCTTACTGCAACCGACAACGGGAATGGCTGTCAGAAATCTGATAACATGACGGTGAACATCACCGGCGGACCTTTGGCGGGAATTATTCAGGCCAATCCCGCAGAAATTTGCTTAGGCGGGAGTACCATGCTGAATTCAATGATTTCCGGCGGTTCAGGAAACTATACTTTTACATGGACATCCAATCCCCCTGGCTTCAATTCAACCCTTGAAGATGTTACTGTAAATCCTGATGTTACAACAACATATTATCTTTCGGTTTACGATGGGTTTAATACCTTCCAGGTGCAGGTTCAGGTAATTGTTAATCCCCTTCCTGTGCCCAATGCAGGCCCCAATCAGACAATTCCCCACGGTACCAGCACCATGCTGACTTCTCAGGTAACCGGAGGAACTTCACCTTACACCTATCAATGGAGTCCGGCAAATCTTGTTGTAGCGCCCACCATGTGGGTAACTCCGACGCAAAATCTTTATGCCTCTCAGAACTTTACCATGCAGGTAACCGACAGCAAAGGATGTGTCTCAACGGGGCAGACAATTGTTACCATCGAAGGAGGTCCCCTTCAGGTGAATCCTGTGGCAGATGATCCGGTTATCTGCCGGAATGGTTCAACCCGGCTCAGGGCTATCCCTGGCGGTGGATCCAACGTTTATGAATCCTATACATGGACATCCGTTCCTCCGGGATTCACCTCCTCCGAAGCGGAGCCTTTGGTGAATCCAACCATCACAACCACTTACACAGTGGTTGTAGATGATGGCTATAATACCACCGAAGGCAGTGTGATTGTAACTGTAAACCAGCTTCCGCAGATTAGTCTTGTCCCTGATGACCCAAGGGTGCTCGTGATCAGCCCGGTTGAAATCGGCGCCTGTGTTTATGATACCATTACCCTGGATGCAGGAAACCCAGGGTCAGAATATCTCTGGAGCAATGGATCCACTGATCAGACCATTGATATCAAAACCTCGGGCATCAGCTTCGACGTTCAGGAATTTCAGGTAACCGTCATTAATCCGCAGACCGGATGTGAGAATACTGCAGGGATAACTGCTTATTTCACATTCCAGAATTGCAGTTATGGCATTGATGAAAGGGATTCCGACAACCGGTTGCTGATATATCCGAATCCTTCGGATGATGGGGAATTTAATTACATGATTAAGGGATTGAAAGGTTCAGCACTGCTTGAAGTATATACAGCACAAGGGAAGATGGTTTATAATGAGGAAATTTCTCTCTTGCCGGGAAGTGACTTCAGCTCATCGCTGGTGCTTAAGCGGGGAACATCCGGAATTTATTACCTGAAGCTAACCAACAATGAGGCTGTAATTCTTAAGAAACTGATCATTCAATAA